One segment of Salvelinus fontinalis isolate EN_2023a chromosome 12, ASM2944872v1, whole genome shotgun sequence DNA contains the following:
- the LOC129866622 gene encoding HMG box-containing protein 1-like isoform X1, with amino-acid sequence MLWEVNKTEQVEENKMDANRIEDSFDLLKCNEVLSSSPGCPPTPMEYDDLPELQEVEENQSSLVLFHVGTGVSHQECIAGYPHTNWLTELANIATGPQSPLLQEPPPIKRSSPMHIVATSRSLHSYARPPLASSAPSPSRGHLRERSRRVRASSESESGVFSMSSFSDDEDMGWSNSWPSTAWHCFLKGTRLRFHRGSNKEWQEAEDLGDSDDESDDDERIMPSTARKSYGSEGLKLVAHEENVSYGQAVLKLTFDPGSPEDGLLTAECRFDHPFFVKNKGWSSFYPSLTVVQHGIPCYEMQVGDLCLPPGHRDSINCDDSVVFDTFRSYDFTPLDSSAVYVLSSMARQRRTSQSSSGAISPDPEKLSSSSHPSSTSKSNRSNTSGMAPGGATPTKCKRPMNAFMLFAKKYRLEYTQMYPGKDNRAISVILGDKWKKMKNEERRMYTMEAKALADEQKRLNPDCWKRKRTNSAQFLSWT; translated from the exons ATGTTATGGGAAGTTAATAAGACTGAACAAGTTGAGGAAAACAAGATGGATGCAAATAGAATAGAAGACTCCTTTGATCTTCTGAAATGCAATGAGGTTCTGTCCTCATCACCTGGCTGCCCCCCTACTCCCATGGAGTATG ATGACCTGCCAGAGCTgcaggaggtagaggagaaccAGTCCTCTCTGGTGCTGTTCCATGTGGGAACTGGGGTGTCACATCAGGAGTGTATAGCTGGTTACCCTCACACCAATTGGCTGACTGAGCTGGCTAACATCGCCACCGGCCCTCAGAGCCCCCTACTGCAGGAGCCTCCTCCCATCAAGAG GTCGTCTCCTATGCACATCGTTGCCACCAGTCGTAGTTTACATTCTTACGCCCGACCTCCCCTGGCCAGCAGTGCACCCAGCCCCTCTAGGGGTCACCTTAGGGAGCGCAGCAGACGTGTCAGA GCCAGCAGTGAGTCAGAGTCTGGTGTGTTCTCTATGTCATCCTTCTCTGATGATGAGGACATGGGTTGGTCTAACTCCTGGCCCTCAACTGCCTGGCACTGTTTCCTGAAAG GCACCCGGCTGCGGTTCCACAGGGGTTCTAACAAGGAGTGGCAAGAGGCTGAGGACCTGGGAGACTCTGATGACGAGTCAGATGATGATGAGAGAATAATGCCGTCCACCGCCCGAAAG AGCTACGGTTCGGAAGGTCTGAAGCTAGTGGCCCACGAGGAGAACGTGTCGTACGGCCAGGCTGTCCTCAAACTCACCTTTGACCCCGGCTCGCCAGAAGATGGCCTCTTAACGGCAGAGTGCAGATTTGATCACCCCTTCTTTGTGAAAAACAAAG GCTGGTCCTCGTTCTATCCCAGCCTGACGGTGGTGCAGCACGGTATCCCCTGCTATGAGATGCAGGTGGGGGACCTATGTCTTCCTCCAGGCCACAGAGACTCCATAAACTGTGACGACTCTGTTGTCTTCGACACCTTCAGGAG TTATGACTTCACCCCTCTGGACTCTTCAGCTGTCTATGTGCTGAGCAGCATGGCCAGGCAGCGTAGGACCTCCCAGTCCAGCAGTGGCGCTATCTCCCCTGACCCAGAGAAACTCTCCAGTTCctcccacccctcctccaccagcAAATCAAACAGGAGCAATACCTCAGGGATGGCCCCTGGCGGGGCCACGCCCACCAAATGCAAGCGGCCAATGAACGCCTTCATGCTCTTCGCTAAGAAGTACAGGTTGGAGTACACACAGATGTACCCTGGGAAGGATAACAG AGCCATCAGTGTGATCCTGGGTGATAAGTGGAAGAAGATGAAgaacgaggagaggaggatgtacaCCATGGAGGCCAAGGCTCTGGCTGACGAGCAGAAGAGACTCAACCCTGACTGCTGGAAACGCAAGAGAACCAACTCA
- the LOC129866622 gene encoding HMG box-containing protein 1-like isoform X2 — MLWEVNKTEQVEENKMDANRIEDSFDLLKCNEVLSSSPGCPPTPMEYDDLPELQEVEENQSSLVLFHVGTGVSHQECIAGYPHTNWLTELANIATGPQSPLLQEPPPIKRSSPMHIVATSRSLHSYARPPLASSAPSPSRGHLRERSRRVRASSESESGVFSMSSFSDDEDMGWSNSWPSTAWHCFLKGTRLRFHRGSNKEWQEAEDLGDSDDESDDDERIMPSTARKSYGSEGLKLVAHEENVSYGQAVLKLTFDPGSPEDGLLTAECRFDHPFFVKNKGWSSFYPSLTVVQHGIPCYEMQVGDLCLPPGHRDSINCDDSVVFDTFRSYDFTPLDSSAVYVLSSMARQRRTSQSSSGAISPDPEKLSSSSHPSSTSKSNRSNTSGMAPGGATPTKCKRPMNAFMLFAKKYRLEYTQMYPGKDNRAISVILGDKWKKMKNEERRMYTMEAKALADEQKRLNPDCWKRKRTNSGSQHQ, encoded by the exons ATGTTATGGGAAGTTAATAAGACTGAACAAGTTGAGGAAAACAAGATGGATGCAAATAGAATAGAAGACTCCTTTGATCTTCTGAAATGCAATGAGGTTCTGTCCTCATCACCTGGCTGCCCCCCTACTCCCATGGAGTATG ATGACCTGCCAGAGCTgcaggaggtagaggagaaccAGTCCTCTCTGGTGCTGTTCCATGTGGGAACTGGGGTGTCACATCAGGAGTGTATAGCTGGTTACCCTCACACCAATTGGCTGACTGAGCTGGCTAACATCGCCACCGGCCCTCAGAGCCCCCTACTGCAGGAGCCTCCTCCCATCAAGAG GTCGTCTCCTATGCACATCGTTGCCACCAGTCGTAGTTTACATTCTTACGCCCGACCTCCCCTGGCCAGCAGTGCACCCAGCCCCTCTAGGGGTCACCTTAGGGAGCGCAGCAGACGTGTCAGA GCCAGCAGTGAGTCAGAGTCTGGTGTGTTCTCTATGTCATCCTTCTCTGATGATGAGGACATGGGTTGGTCTAACTCCTGGCCCTCAACTGCCTGGCACTGTTTCCTGAAAG GCACCCGGCTGCGGTTCCACAGGGGTTCTAACAAGGAGTGGCAAGAGGCTGAGGACCTGGGAGACTCTGATGACGAGTCAGATGATGATGAGAGAATAATGCCGTCCACCGCCCGAAAG AGCTACGGTTCGGAAGGTCTGAAGCTAGTGGCCCACGAGGAGAACGTGTCGTACGGCCAGGCTGTCCTCAAACTCACCTTTGACCCCGGCTCGCCAGAAGATGGCCTCTTAACGGCAGAGTGCAGATTTGATCACCCCTTCTTTGTGAAAAACAAAG GCTGGTCCTCGTTCTATCCCAGCCTGACGGTGGTGCAGCACGGTATCCCCTGCTATGAGATGCAGGTGGGGGACCTATGTCTTCCTCCAGGCCACAGAGACTCCATAAACTGTGACGACTCTGTTGTCTTCGACACCTTCAGGAG TTATGACTTCACCCCTCTGGACTCTTCAGCTGTCTATGTGCTGAGCAGCATGGCCAGGCAGCGTAGGACCTCCCAGTCCAGCAGTGGCGCTATCTCCCCTGACCCAGAGAAACTCTCCAGTTCctcccacccctcctccaccagcAAATCAAACAGGAGCAATACCTCAGGGATGGCCCCTGGCGGGGCCACGCCCACCAAATGCAAGCGGCCAATGAACGCCTTCATGCTCTTCGCTAAGAAGTACAGGTTGGAGTACACACAGATGTACCCTGGGAAGGATAACAG AGCCATCAGTGTGATCCTGGGTGATAAGTGGAAGAAGATGAAgaacgaggagaggaggatgtacaCCATGGAGGCCAAGGCTCTGGCTGACGAGCAGAAGAGACTCAACCCTGACTGCTGGAAACGCAAGAGAACCAACTCA